The following nucleotide sequence is from Longimicrobiaceae bacterium.
GCGCGCGGCACCAGTCCGCCGCTGGAGCAGTCGACCAGGTCCACGCCCAGCGGCCCCAGCACGCGCGCCAGCTCCACCGACTGCTCCACGTCCCATCCGCCCTCCACCCAGTCCGTAGCGGAGATGCGGATGAAGAGCGGCAGCTCCTCCGGCCACACCTCGCGCACGGCGGACACGACTTCGCGGACGATGCGTGTGCGGTTCTCGAACGAGCCGCCGTACGCGTCCGTGCGGCGGTTGCTGAGCGGCGACAGGAACTGGTGCAGCAGGTAGCCGTGCGCCGCGTGCAGCTCGATCACGCGGAAGCCGGCCTCCAGCGAGCGCCGCGCGCCGTCGCGGAACGCCGCGACGATGCCGCGGATCCCATCTTCCGTCAGCGCCTCCGGCACCGGGTCGCCCTCGTCGAACGCGACGGCGCTCGGGGCGTGGATGGGGCGCCAGCCGCCATCGGCCTCCGGCACGTATCCCCTGCCCTGCCACGGGCGGAAGGTGCTGGCCTTGCGCCCCGCGTGCGCGAGCTGCACGCCCGCCACCGCACCCTGCTCGTGGATGAAGCGCACGCACCGCGCGAGCGGCTCCACGTGCGCGTCGGTCCAGATCCCTAAGTCCTGCGGCGAGATGCGCCCGTCTGCCGTGACCGCCGTCGCCTCGGCGATCACCGCGCCGGCGCCGCCCACCGCGCGGCTGCCCAGGTGCACCAGGTGCCAGTCGCTCGCGAACCCGTCGCGGCTCCAGTACTGGCACATGGGGCTCACGCCAATGCGGTTGCGGAAAGTGATGCCGCGCAGCGTCAGCGGCGTGAAGAGCCCCGTCTCGGTCTGGCTATCCATCCGTGCTCCTGTCTGGGTCCGTTGTCATGTGCGCCCCGGCCGAGGGCTCCGGAGCGGCCCTGCCTTCGGGCATCGCGGGTGCCGCCATGCGTCACACGGCCGGGGTGCGCGAAGAGAGATGCGTGTTCAAACGACGATCTGCAAGAACGCACCGGTTCCGCGGCCAGTGCGAATCTCACA
It contains:
- a CDS encoding NADH:flavin oxidoreductase/NADH oxidase; translated protein: MDSQTETGLFTPLTLRGITFRNRIGVSPMCQYWSRDGFASDWHLVHLGSRAVGGAGAVIAEATAVTADGRISPQDLGIWTDAHVEPLARCVRFIHEQGAVAGVQLAHAGRKASTFRPWQGRGYVPEADGGWRPIHAPSAVAFDEGDPVPEALTEDGIRGIVAAFRDGARRSLEAGFRVIELHAAHGYLLHQFLSPLSNRRTDAYGGSFENRTRIVREVVSAVREVWPEELPLFIRISATDWVEGGWDVEQSVELARVLGPLGVDLVDCSSGGLVPRAKIPVGPGYQAGFAERIRHEAGIATAAVGLITDPEQANGLVAGGTADMVLLARQMLRDPYWPLHAARRLGVKIAWPVQYERAAD